Sequence from the Sanguibacter keddieii DSM 10542 genome:
CTCGTGGGAGGGAGGCCGGGCGTCGGACGTGCGTCGGGGCGGTCGGGCGCCTCGGGTCAGGCGTTGCCCTCGAAGAGCGAGGTGACCGAGCCGTCGTCGAAGACCTCACGGATCGCGCGGGCGAGCAGCGGGGCGATCGACAGGACGGTGAGCTTGTCGAAGGTGCGGTCCGGGCTGATCGGCAGCGTGTCCGTGATGACGACCTCGCGGGCGCCGCACTCACTCAGACGCTGCGCCGCAGGGTCGGAGAGCACGCCGTGCGTGGCCGCGATGATGACGTCCTTGGCGCCGGCCGCGAGGATGACCTTCACGGCCGAGGCGATGGTGCCGCCGGTGTCGATGAGGTCGTCGACGAGCACGCAGGTGCGGCCCTCGACCTCGCCGACGACGCGGTTCGCGACGGACTGGTTGGGCTTGGTGATGTCGCGCGTCTTGTGCACGAAGGCGAGCGGCGCGTCGCCGAGCTTCGCGGCCCACTGCTCGGCGACACGGATGCGTCCGGCGTCGGGCGAGACCACGGCCACGTTCGACAGGTCGACGCGGGTGCGCACGTAGTCGGTGAGGAGCGGCATGGCCCAGAGGTGGTCGACCGGTCCGTTGAAGAAGCCCTGCAGCTGCGAGCTGTGCAGGTCGACGCTCATGATGCGGTCGGCGCCGGCGGTCTTGAACAGGTCGGCCATGAGGCGGGCCGAGATCGGCTCGCGGCCGCGGTGCTTCTTGTCCTGACGGGCGTAGCCGTAGAAC
This genomic interval carries:
- a CDS encoding ribose-phosphate diphosphokinase; amino-acid sequence: MTGIVSPDGEKRLVFVSGRAHPELAQDVARELGTGLVPTTAYDFANGEIYVRFGESVRGADVFVLQSHTAPINQWIMEQLIMVDALKRASAKTITVVQPFYGYARQDKKHRGREPISARLMADLFKTAGADRIMSVDLHSSQLQGFFNGPVDHLWAMPLLTDYVRTRVDLSNVAVVSPDAGRIRVAEQWAAKLGDAPLAFVHKTRDITKPNQSVANRVVGEVEGRTCVLVDDLIDTGGTIASAVKVILAAGAKDVIIAATHGVLSDPAAQRLSECGAREVVITDTLPISPDRTFDKLTVLSIAPLLARAIREVFDDGSVTSLFEGNA